DNA from Methanomassiliicoccales archaeon:
AGGCGGAGGAGATCACGGACCCGGTGGTCAAGCACCAGGTCGGTGGTGCCAAGTGAACGAGCAGGAGCTGAGACAAGCTCTAGCCACGCTGGAGCTTTTCCGCGCCCAAGCGGAGACTCTCCTGGAACAGCAGCAAATAATCCAAATCTCTCTGGAGGAGTACACCAGGGCCCGCCAGACACTAGAGAAGTGGAAGGAAGCCTCCCCAGGAGAGGAGGTCCTGGTGCCCATAGGGGGCAATTCCTTCGTCTATGCCAAGGTCTCTGACAATACCAAGGCGCTGGTGGGTGTCGGTTCTGGGGTCACGATCGAGCGCACGGTGGATGAGGCTATAAAGACATTGGAAGCCAGGATTGCCGAGCTTTCCGAAGCTGCCAAGAAGGTGAGTGAAAGCCTCATGGTAATTGAGCAGCGCTCGGCGCAGCTGCAGCAAGTGGTGCAGGCCGAATACGAGCGCCTGCAGCAGCAGGTATGAGGGTTAGATGTTCGAGGCCCTGAAGAAGCTGTTCTCCCGCAAAAAGGTGGAGGAGCCCCTTCCCGAGAGGGCGGCAGATGTCATAGGCGATTCTGGCCGCAAGATCGACGAGAAAGAATTGGACGAGATTCTATGGGACCTGGAGCTGGGACTGATGCAGGCCGATGTGGCAGTCCCGGTGGTAGAGGAGATAAAGAAGAACGTGCGGGCAGAGCTGTTGGGAAAGAGGGTGGACAAGCGCTTTGCCGTGGAAGATGCAGTAAGGCTATCACTTAAGAACGCGGTGGAAGCCGTTTTAAGCCAGAATAAATTCGACTTCGATGAGTTCGTGGAGAGGCACGAGCGGCCAGTGATAATTATGTTCGTGGGCATCAACGGCACGGGGAAGACCACGTGCATCGCCAAGATCGCCCATCGCTTGCAGCAAAAGGGTATGAGCACCGTTATATCCGCCTCTGATACCTTCAGGGCTGGGGCGATAGAACAGATAAGCATTCATGGAGAGAAGCTGGGCAGCAAGGTCATCAAGCATTCCCCAGGAGGCGATCCGGCAGCGGTTGCCTTCGATGCCGTGGACCATGCTAGGGCACGAAAGAAGGACGTGGTACTCATAGACACCGCGGGAAGGATGCAGACCAACACCAATCTGATGGATGAGATGAAGAAGATAAAACGCGTGGTCAAGCCTCATCTGGTAGTATTCGTGGGGGATGCGCTGGCAGGGAACGATGCCATCGAGCAGGCGCGTGCTTTCGACGCTGCGGTAGGCATCGATGCCGTCATACTAACGAAAATTGATGCCGATGCTAAGGGGGGCGCCGCGCTGTCCATCGCCTATACCATCAAGAAGCCGATAGCCTTCCTATCAACAGGGCAGGAATACGAAGACATCATCAAGTTCGACAGTAAATGGATGGTGGAGCGTCTTTTCTCCAGCTGATCCCCCATGTTAGATCGCAAGTCGACTTCGTCGTTGCTGCATGCGGTCGTTTATTTCCTTAATGAAGAGAGAAGCAAAGCGAACCCAGCACCGCGGCGTACACCTTGGCATCGCCTACCATATTCTCCACCCTGCAGTACTCGTTGACGCTGTGAGCCATCTCATCAACCGTTTCCCAGACATAGGCGTCATAGCCTGCGAGGCGGAACAGATTGGCGCAAGTGCCACCTCCTATGCCCCTTGCATGCGCGTCCACGCCCTTCACCTTCTTGATGGCGCTGGCAAGAGTCATGAGTGCAATGCTATCCGTGCTGGAAGGACGTCCTGAGCGATTCATCTGATCCACTTCCACGGTGATCTTGGCGCCGCTGCGCTGTTCGAACAAGCGCGCCACACTCCTGACCGTCTCCACCACTTCCTCGGGTTCGTATCTGGGAAGTACACGGGCATCGAACCAGAAAGTATCCTCACCAGGAATGGTGTTGACATTCCCTACCGTCTCTAATCGCTTGGTGGGTTCGAAGGTGCTGACCGGGGGCAGGAAGGTCGCGTCCACCTCTCCATATCGAGCGTTCAGATGCTCCACCAGGAAATCTATCAATTGGCTTCCTAGCTTCATGGCATTTATGCCCTTTTGCGGCGTGGAAGCGTGAGTCTGTCTCCCTTTCACCTTCACCTTCAGCCATAGTATGTGCTTCTCCGCCACCTCAATCACGGAGCCATCTGGAACGCCGAAATCAGGTACATAGATGAAGTCGTTCTTATGGAAGACGTTCTCCTCCAAGAGGAATTTTATGCCCTTGGTGTTGCCCGTCTCCTCATCCGAGACCACGGCCAATCCCATCCCTCTCTCCGGGACCATGCCGAGTTCGTTCAAGGCCCTGGCAGCGAACATGGTGCCGATAAGCGATTGACCGTTATCCTCGGCGCCCAAGCCATAGAGCTTCCCATCCACCACCTTTGGGGAAAAGGGGGGATAGGTCCAGGCATCCAGATTGCCCGGGGTAACAGTGTCCATATGGGTGACTATCCAAACCATCTGTTCAGACAGTCCTTTCCTTTTGGCCACCACGTTGGGCCGCAAGCGTAGCCGCACCCTCTCGTCCAGGACATCGTACATTTCTATGTCTTCAAAACCGCACCTCTCCGCTAATTCCCTTACGAAGCGCGCGCGCTCGAACTCCCCCTCCCCTCCATTCTCCGGTCCTATCGCAGGGATGCGTAGCAGCTCTGTAAGCGCCTCTATCATCTCGCCCTTGTAACCCTCGACGGTGGAGATCACCTCATCCAAGGAAGGCATCGCTTATCCCAACGGGTGATGAGATTTACATCGATTAATAACTATAGCTCTGCCTTAAAATGGGCGATTCTTTGCCCTCATCTCACGACGCTCATCGCCACGGCATTGCCTCCTCCGAGGCAGAGTGTCACCAGGCCCCGATGCGCTCCCCTTTTAGCCATAGCGTGCACCAATGTAGTCAGCACACGCGCCCCGCTGCACCCAATGGGATGGCCGAGAGCGATCGCACCTCCATTGACGTTGAAGCGATTCTCAGGAACCCCCAACTCCCTCCGCACCGCCACGGAAGCGGTGGCGAAGGCTTCGTTATGCTCGAATAGATCGACATCCTCCATGGTCAGGCCCAGTCTGCGAAGCAGTTCCCGCGTGGTGGGGATGGGCGCTTCCATGATCAGCTTGGGCTCGACCCCTCCTGTATGATATCCTTCGATCTTGGCCAAAGGCTTGAGACCACGCTCCTCGGCGAAGCGCCTAGAAGAGATCACCAATGCAGATGCCCCATCGCTGAGCTGGGAAGCGTTGCCAGCAGTCACGATTCCTCCTTCCATGAACACCGGCTTCAATTTTGATAGAGCTTCTAAGCTGGTATCAGGACGTACTCCCTCATCCACCTTGAATTCCATTTCGCCCTTCTTGGAGCTTATGCGTAAGGGCACGATCTCCTCCTCGAATCTGCCCTGCGCGATGGCCTCACTGGCCTTCCTATGGCTCTCCAGCGCCATCAAATCCGCCTCCTCTCTCGTGACGTGAAAACGCTGGGCCACAATCTCAGCCGTCATGCCCATATGCATGTCGTTAAAAGAGTCCCAAAGGCCGTCGCGCACCATATGATCGATTATCTTATTGTCGTTGAGGCGGTAGCCGAAGCGCGCCTGATGCAGGAGATAGGGGGCCATGTTCATGTTCTCCATTCCTCCTGCCACCACGACCTGATGCTCCCCTGCCTTTATGGCATTGGCGGCGAGCATCACCGCCTTTAGGCCGGAACCGCAGACCTTATTCACGTTCAGCGATCCGATCTCGGGGCGGAGGCCGGCACGCATGGCAGCCTGTCTCGCCGGATTCTGGCCCACTCCAGCGCTGAGAACTATGCCCATTATGCACTCTTCGATGTCCTTCGCCTCCAGGCCGGCGCGGTTCACGCTCTCCCGGATCACCGTAGCCCCCAGCTCCACCGCTGGTACGTCCTTCAGCGTCCCACCGAACTTTCCCATGGCCGTCCGTACAGCGCTAAGAATAACGACCTCGTCGTCCCTCGTGCTCATCGCCTCGCGGCGCCGAAGAAGGTATCCATATAAAAAATTGACGATGATGGGATACGACCATGGTCGAAATCATGGAAGGAGTTGACGCTTAAGCGGCATGCTGAGGTGTCGTCGGGCCCTGACGGGTGGCTCATACCAACCCGGGACCAGGTCTCTTGTCATTTCTTCTCTTTTTTCGCCTCCCTTTGACTTTTGCCCACAGCGCTTGCAGCGGTACCAGCCACTCACCCCCATGGATTTCATGCTCTTCGAACACTGGGGACAGATGGGATTGGAAACTTTACGCCAATCGCGCGCCAGTTCTGTTACGCACAGCTTTTCCAGATTGAGGGTGCGAGGATTCTCTCTGAGTTCGCCCATCACAACCACCTCATCGCCGGCGATGAGTTTGCGGACCACCTCGCGGAACTCCTTCGAAGGCTCATAAGCGGCGCATTCCACTTCTCCTACTTTTGTGCTGAGGCCTAAAATCACATGTCCTCCGGCAATGGTGCGAGGAGCTTTCGAGACCTTACCTTGCACGCAATAAGAGCTCCATGGCCTTAATTCCGACCATTTTCTTATTATGTGATCATCCGTTCCTTGATTAGTTATGAATATAAGCCAGCGGTCGATGGCTTCGCCACGGATAGAGCGCATGGCGATTGGCAGCACTGAAGGATCGTCGCCCCTGATGCCAAAGAGGATGGGGCATGGAGAATGTGGCACTATTACCGGCCTCTGAGCCACGCTATCATAATTGTTGAAGGTGGAGGGGAATAGTGAATCCAGCAGAGCCACATCCTCTGGTCTTACTTCCCGAGGGCTGCCCCACCGCTCCCTGGTCCTATAGGCTAAGATCTCATAGGTTCTGTCCCTCGGCCTCCATGACATTGCTGCGCTGGCACCGATGATCCCCCGCCCTCCGGCCAATTCAAAAAATGACGCTCCAACGCGATGAAGCTCTTCCAATACTTCTTCCTTTCTCACTATCTCGCGTACCGTCCTCCAATACAACCTTTGCGAGGGTTGGCGCTCGCTGACGACCATGCCAGGGCTGGCGTCCTCTTGAGTTCGGGACCACTTAGTCAACAGTTGATGGCATAGTTCCAACACCTCATCACGATCTGGGGCTCCTTTAGATCTTGAATAGCTCTTGATCTCCCTGCCTTCAATCTCGCCAATAATCGAGCTCTGTCCCGCTCCGTGACCGAGCCTTAAGCAGAGGGCTCCATTCCCTCTCGTTTTCCATGGGACGGAAGGATTGAGGCGGACTAGTCTTGGGAAGCCGATAAGGTCGTACTGCGGCAAGGCTCGAATTATTTCGGTGGCTAGGAAGGTAGTGCACATGAAATTGGTGGAGTCCGTGTCGTCGAAGGCGATGTACATGCTCGTTGGTGAGGAGTGTTCTCTGGTCTAAACCCTTTTCGATTGGGCTAGCTTTTGATGATCACTAGGGATCTGATGAAATAAAATTGCGGGCTATCGGAGGGTTGCAGAATAACCTCCACGATGGATGATTGGGGTGGGGGAGCGAGTCCCAATGAACGGGGTAGGAATCCTTTGGCCAGCGAGCCGTGAGCGTCTTCCAATTCCAGCACCCAGCCGTTTTGGGACTCATTTGCGCTACGCACACGGCACACCATTTGTATCTTGCTATCTGAGGGGTATTTGGAGTTGAAATCCTGCGATATTGGAAGGGAAGGGTCAGAGAGGGCAATCATGATTACGACCGAGAGACAGGATAGGAGGAGCAGAGCTTGCAGGGACCTCATAATGTTGATTTTCGTAGAGGTGGCATTTCCCCTTTCGGTTTACATTTAATTCTCTGAGCTAGATAAGAAAAATATAATCGAATTTTGATGCGCATGAACATGCCTAAGCCATTCGAAGTGGAGCATGCTCTGGGCATCGCTATCATGGCTTCAAGCGTTGGCGCATTGCTGTCTGCTATAAGCCTTGTCCAGATAACAGTTGATGATATTGGTCTTGGGGGTTGGGCCTATTGGTTACTTGTGATTGGTTTCATAGTGTTTATTGTAGGCTTGCTTTTATTGATAGGATATCTGCGAAGGGCGAGTGAGTTCGAGCGATATATGAAGATAGAGAGTAAAGCAGAATTCATAAGAAGTCAGGACGCTGCTGAGTATATTGCGTGGCGTATGCCGACAAAGTATGAGAAGCGATTAAAGAAGAAGAAGGAAGAGCTAGGTATCAAGTGATGAGGGGGACCCCTCTATTTCCTGTGGAAATCTCGGTAATCGCAAAATAATGGCCTCGCCTTTCAAATTTTGGTGTCTTATGCTGTATTGAGTGAGTCAAGAATGCATTATTCAGACGAATAGAATTCGATTTTTCCTCCAAGGCTGTTAACCTTAGCTGTCAACACCATGATATCTATAGATCTGCATGAGCCTTTGATTTGTATGCTATTTGAGCGTTCGATTTCGAAGATCTCAGCCTTTTCGTGAAGCGAGGAAATGAAACTTTCAACACCTTCGGCATGAGGTAATGTTATCTCAAAGCGATTTTGAACAGCGAAACGTCTTATTATTGCCGAACGAAGTTTTTCGATTCCTTGTCCTGTTCTCGTCGATGTGAAATAATATTCACAGGAAGGGAATCTATTCTTGATGAAGTCCAGGATATTCATTATCTTATTCTCATCCAGCAAATCTATTTTATTAAGTATCACGATAATTTTGTTAGAATCAACCTCAGGAAAAAGTATCTTCTCTGACGTGTCTATTTTTCTTTCAACTTCTTTTAGATTTTCTGAGATGTCGATAGTGTAAAGTATCAAATCCGCGGAAAAAATCTCTGTCAGCGTGCTTTTGAAAGCTTCAATTACATATGGCGGAAGATCTTGGATGAAGCCAATAGTGTCGGTAAGCAAGATAGGAAGTGATGTTCCTTGCATTCTTTTCGTTGTGGTGGTTAAGGTAGAGAACATTTCATCTTGAATGACTACTTCCTTTCCAGTTAATATTTTCATCATAGATGATTTTCCTGCGTTCGTGTATCCAGCGAAGGAAACCAGAATGAAACCATCCTTTCTTCTGCTTTTCCTTCTATTCTCTTCAGAAGAGTGGATTGAAGCTAGCTCTTTGTCAATACGCCGTATTCTGGTTCTAATAAGGTCATAATAGACATCAACTGCATATTCTCCTCCAGCAAGGAAGCCAGGATGTTCCCCTGCCTTGGCGCTATGAATCCATTCTCTCAGAAGAGGTATTTCGTATCGAAGCCTTGCTTTCTCTACTTGAAGCTTAGATTTCCTGTCGTTTGCTCTTAGCATGAATATTTCGAGCACCAGACGAATACGATCGATACACTCAATTTTCAAGAAGTTCTCTAAATGATAATGCTGTGAAGGACGAAGCTCACCATTAATTAACAAAGTGTCAACACGCCTCTGCAAAGTTATATCTTTTAACTCATTCAATTTCCCTTTCCCGATGAAGGTTAATGGATCTGGATATGAGCGTTTTTGATAGATTACATAGATGATATCATAGCCCGCACTGCTAGCAAGCTCTTCTATCTCCTTAAGGTTCTTATCTAGGGTAACGATTGCACAAGTTTTTCCCATCATTTCTATTTCTTAAATAGACAGCTTTAATAATGAATATGATTCTGCAACACATTTATCGAGGACAATTTTTTCTGGCATAACAAAATCAAAAGAAAGTGTTGTCTAACAAAAAACCTTGATGATATAGCTCATAAGTCCTTATCCATCATCTGTCCTTGTAGTTATTAGATGAGTTTAAAGTGAAAGCCTACAAGAATAGTCATTTAGAAGACGCAGAATTGCTTGCCTGTCATGGAAGCAATCAGCAAATAAACCTCAGCTTTAACTCAATAGTTGTTGCTATGATTTTCCAAGTTTCCACAGGAAATAAAGGGGTGGGGGGTCTACGAAAAATCACGCGAAAAGTTAACGGACTAAATAGAATCTGGATTCTAAAAATAAAAGAAAGGTTCATGTAATGCTTAGCATCTTTTCCACTGAAACTCGCTTCGGCGGAGTCCATTTCCACAGGAAATAAAGGGGTGGGGCATTGCCATCGCCCTGAGGTTTAGGGGGGCTCAAGTGGAAGACAACGTCTTTACTCAATACCTCACAGGAAAACAGATATTTCGCAGAAATCGAGAGATACTACGCCCATCCTACATTCCTGATGCTCTGCCCCATCGACAAGGCCAAATCAATCAGCTGGCGCAAATAATGGTTACAGCACTAAAAGGTGAAAGACCATCCAACGTCCTGATATTTGGAAAGACAGGAACAGGTAAGACAGCAGTGGTTAAGTATTTAGGGAACGAAATCCGCAAGGCCGATTCTGAATTGAATCGCGTGACTTTCCTTTACATGAATTGCGAAGTAGTGGATACGCAATACGGTGTCCTACAGAATATTGGGAATCAATTCATACAGGACTTTGAAGAGCGCATTCCTTTCACAGGGTGGTCCACAGAGAGAGTCTACAACATCCTACGTGAGAAGATAGACGAGCAGAATCGCGTGGTCATTATCGTCTTGGATGAAATAGACAAGTTGGTCTATAAAAGTGGGGATGACGTCCTTTATCATCTCTCCAAGGTGAACGACGATTTGATGAAGGCGAGGGTGAGTATAATCGGAATCTCAAACGATTTGAAATTCACTGAGTTCTTGGATCCCCGCGTTCGAAGCAGATTGGGCGAGGAAAAGATGGTCTTCCCTCCATATAACGCGGAGCAGCTCCAGGACATATTGAATCAGAGGGCATCCTTGGCCTTCGACCCAGGAACTTTGGAAGGGCCGGTGATACCTCTTTGTGCCGCCCTAGCAGCGCAAGAGCATGGAGATGCCAGACGTGCCCTTGATTTGTTACGCATAGCGGCAGAGATCGCAGAGCGCAATAATGATGATAAGATAACCGAAGCCCATGTTTACAAAGCCAAGAACAAGATAGAGTTGGACTGCGTCACAGAAGCGGTTAAGACGCTACCAACACAGTCGAAGTTGGTCCTCTTAGGAATACTGATGAATGAAGAGAAGAATAACGGTCGATTGACTACTGGAGATGTATATGAGACCTATAGAGACCTGTGCAGGGTGGTAGGTGTGGCCTGTCTCACGCAACGCAGGGTCACGGATTTGATTTCGGAGTTGGACATGTTAGGCATCATCCATGCGAGAGTTAAATCATTCGGCCGTGGAGGCCGCACTAAAGAGATAGAATCAGCAGTACCTCTGGCCGAGACTAAGCGGACTTTGGAGGAGGACGAGATCCTCCAGCCACTCAAAAACTACAAGCCAAAAACGCAGACCACACTTATCTAGTCAACCCTTGTCCTTACCCTTCCCTTTTCTTGAACTGGAGGAGCCACCCTTCCCACTCTTCTCCATAGAATTTTTCTTCCGCTGAGCAGCCTTACCTTTTCCCAATCCCGCATCGTCAGTGCCCGAAGCGCTTTCTTTTGTGCCCTTTTCTTCTTTTTTCTTCTCTGGAAGATGCAAGGCCTTGCGCATTTTGGAACGTAAATCTATGCCCTTATGCTCTAGGATTATAGTCGAGGCATCTATGGCGATTGGCACCCCTATTATCAGGCCTAAACTGATGAGAAGATTACTCTGGGAGTTAGGGGGTATGGGCACTCTTGAAGCCTGCCCGTTCACATATAACTTGATGAGTCCGAACCAAGGGATCTCGCCTCGAGCCACTCCGCTTATCCACTCATCCTTGACAGGCCTCCAGCATATCCCACCGATGGAGTTCTGATCGATAATGCCGTGATTATTGTCTCCCAAAGTTATCAGTCCTCCATGGGGTGAGATATGCATAGCCGCGAAGTTGTTGAGCATGGTGGCAAAGTCAATTCTTACCTGGACGCCGTCATGTCCTATCTCATTGAGTATCAAGGTCGTTTTGATGTTGTACCAAGTAGAGGGGCCACCGCTGACCTGCCATAAGTCTCGCGGCAAATCTCTGAGGGCGGGAACGTCGAATCCGCCACCGCTCTGATTATACTCCACTCTGCAAATGGCGCGATGAATTATTGGAGTTCTGACCTCGCTGCCTAAGGGCCGGTATATCACTACATCTCCTAAACTACCATAGGTTGAGTATCCGCTTGGATAGCTTTCCAGATAAGGTTTAATATCTGTGGCAGAGCGCACGGTCTTCAGAATGACCATATCACCTGTGTCGATGATGCCTATATAAGAGCGTTGGTCAGAATGCTGCATGCTGGGTGATTCCACTACTACCAGAGGAGGCCAAATGCCCGCATACAGCCAAAGCCCGCCAATAAAAATTAGAACGATGACGGCGGCCAAGATCAGACCCGAAAAAGGCCTCAGCAGCTTTTTCAACCGGCTCTTGGCGGACATGCGGGCTTCAAACTTCATTTCATTATTTTATGTCTTCCCTCGCTCGCTTATCATTTCAACAATGCAAACAGGGCAAGATTATTATCCTTTGTAAAATGTGGGAGGCTCGTGGTTAGACCCGACAACGACACATACTTCATGCGCATGGCCGATCTGGTGGCAAGTCGCTCCACCTGCCTGAGGCGTCAAGTGGGGGCAGTGGTGGTCAAAGAGAAAAGAGTTCTCACCACTGGATACAACGGCGCCCCGAAGGGCTTGAAGCATTGCGCAGAGGTAGGGTGCGTGAGGCTTCAGAACAATATAGAATCAGGTACGAGGCACGAGCTCTGTCGGGGGGTTCATGCTGAACAGAACGCGGTCATACAGGCAGCGTATTTCGGCGTCAGCATCAAGGACGCCACGATTTATACCACGACTTATCCGTGCGTGTTATGTGCGAAAATCCTGGTGAATGCAGGCATTCGCGAGGTAATTTATAAGGACGAATATGTGGACCTGCTTTCCAAGGCGATTTTGGAAGAGAGTGGCGTGATCGTTAAGAGATATATCCCTCCATTGGAAGCAGAGGAACCCTAGGCAGACAGTCATGAGCTTATGCGTACTTCTAAGGAGTAGGCCAGCTTATTCTGTTTTTTGAAGTATTCTTAAGCGTCTAGAAGAGGCACTATTTCAAAGCCTATAAATATAATCATGATATTGTCGGCCTAACCTTCGGGGGATCGCCTTTGAGTAGGGCCGAAACACTTCTAAAGATTAAGGAAGCCGAGGCAAAAGCGGCGGCCATCGTGAAGGAGGCTGAAGAGCGTCAGAAATTGACCATCTCCTCTGCTAAGAGGGATGCGGCCCGCATGCTGCAGGAGGCCGAGGCAAAGATAAAGGCGGATATGGAAGCGGCTTTCGCCAAGGAAAAGTCCCTAATTGCTTCCCAAAAAGAGGAAATATTGAAGAAGGCAAGAGATGAGGCGACGAGGATCGCTAACAAAGCCTCATCCAATATCCCGAGGGCTAAGCAGTACCTTAAGGAGCAATTCGAGAGGGCTCTGGATGCTACTCCCTGAGGAAATCACTAAAGTCCTAATCGTAGGATCTAAAGAGCATCTGAAGGATACCATCGACATATTGTATTCGGTGGAGTGTGTCCATCCAATCGATTTCTCTGCTGAGGAGGAAGGTTTCTCACTCGGCACCCCTATGCCAGTGGCCTCAGAGATATCCGCCAAACTTCTGAAGCTCCGCGCCTTGGAAAAGGACATGGGCGTGGAAAGAGAGGAAGTAGCGGATAAAATCGAAGTTTCGCAAATAAGGAAGGATCTCGACTCGGCCATATCCACGCTTAGCAAAGAAATATCCGAGGCGTTGGAGAAAAAGAATCAATTAACGTCAAAATTACAAGAGCTGGACAGCACTCGCAAGCAGGTGGAGCCCTTCGCTTCGCTTCCACTTGATTTGGAAATGTATCGAGGTTACTCTTTTTTGGTCGTTTTCACTGGATTCGTAAAATCAATTTCCGAAGAGGATTTAACGGGAAAGATAAAAAATTTCGAGCTTTTCCTCTCACCCGATAAGCGTTTCTTGGCTCTCTTCGTAGCTAAAGAGGAAGCAGCTGAAGCCCAGAAGCTTTTGGTACAGAATGGCTATATGGAATATCTTCCACCAAGGTTGGATGGAAGCCCAGAGAAAGTCATATCAACATTAGATGGCGAGATTGCATCCGTCAAGGCCAAAATAGAGGAGGCAGAAAGCCACATAGCGTCGTTGCGTGAGAGATATCAGTCCTTCATGCTGGCTAGCGACGAGGAGCTGAGCATACAGGTGGAAAAGGCTGAACTGCCTTTGCGCATGGGAGCGACTGAGCATGCCTTCGTTCTTGATGGCTGGGTTCCTACGAAGAACGTATTGGCCTTGCAAAAGGCGTTGGATGAGAAAGTAGGAACCGGATGCCATCTTGAGGTATTGGAGACCGTTCCTAGAAGGATGCACATTCATCCTGAGGAAGCAAAGCCTGGAACGGAGAAGATTCATGTCGTTGAAGAACCTCCATCTAAACTATCGCCGGGAAAGACGATAGGAAAGTTCTCATTTCTGACGGAACTCATATCTATTCCGAAATATAACGAACTGGATCCGACAAACATCCTCTCTATAACCTTCCCGCTCTTTTTTGGCTTGATGGTCGGTGACTTGGCCTATGGGGTAGCGTTCTCTATCTTGGGCTACATCGGGCTAAGGAAGTGCCGCACAAGTGAATGGAGGGTAATTGCCACCATGCTCTTCTTCGGTGGGATATGGGCTACCATATTTGGCTTATTCCTCTTTGGGGAGGCCTTTGGTATGCACTTCGGGCCTCAGTGGGTGGCTCACGGCGGAGAGAGCATCGAGGAATTGAAGGAGCTTTATCCTTTGGGAAATGAGCTTTCCTGGTCATCCATGCTGGGAACAGCTTTGCCACAATTGGGGATGTTGAGCAAACTACACGACGTTAAAATTTTCCTCTTCGCTACACTTTTCATCGGCCTTGCCCACCTGGCCATTGGTTTCATTTTAGGCATATATAACAAAAATAAACAGCATGGTTTAAAGGACGCGTTCTTTGAGAAGATGGGCTGGTTAATGATCCTCTTCGGCCTGTTTCTGGTGCTTCTATTCATGGTGAACATGCTAATTCAGCCCATCTCCTGGATGGGATTCCCAGCAGTGGATTTATATATTTATATCGGGCTAGGTCTAATTATTCCTGGCATCATCATCGCTTATATTGGAGAAGGTGGAGGTGCGATTCTTGAGTTACCTGCTCTCTTCACAAATGTGCTCTCTTACAGCCGTTTGGCTGCCATAGGGATGTCGAAGGCAGGCATGGCCATGGCCTTCAACATGATCGCAATTGAGATGCTAGCCCCGGCGGGAGGGGCGATGTTGCTTTTCGCCATAGTGGTGTTCATGATAGGACATCTAACGATATTCATGCTGGCGGTCATTTCCGCCGGACTGCACTCGGTTAGGCTCCATTACGTAGAACTCTTCACGAAGTTCTATACTGGAGGCGGGACAAAATTCTCCCCGCTTAGGATAGTTAGGAAGTATACGACAGAGAGGTGAAAAAATGGACGCAGGAATGATAGCAATAGGTGCTGGTTTGGCAGTAGGTATAGCAGGCCTTGCCTCTGCATGGGCTGAGAAGGAGATCGGG
Protein-coding regions in this window:
- the pfdA gene encoding prefoldin subunit alpha, whose protein sequence is MNEQELRQALATLELFRAQAETLLEQQQIIQISLEEYTRARQTLEKWKEASPGEEVLVPIGGNSFVYAKVSDNTKALVGVGSGVTIERTVDEAIKTLEARIAELSEAAKKVSESLMVIEQRSAQLQQVVQAEYERLQQQV
- the ftsY gene encoding signal recognition particle-docking protein FtsY produces the protein MFEALKKLFSRKKVEEPLPERAADVIGDSGRKIDEKELDEILWDLELGLMQADVAVPVVEEIKKNVRAELLGKRVDKRFAVEDAVRLSLKNAVEAVLSQNKFDFDEFVERHERPVIIMFVGINGTGKTTCIAKIAHRLQQKGMSTVISASDTFRAGAIEQISIHGEKLGSKVIKHSPGGDPAAVAFDAVDHARARKKDVVLIDTAGRMQTNTNLMDEMKKIKRVVKPHLVVFVGDALAGNDAIEQARAFDAAVGIDAVILTKIDADAKGGAALSIAYTIKKPIAFLSTGQEYEDIIKFDSKWMVERLFSS
- a CDS encoding M20 family metallo-hydrolase, encoding MPSLDEVISTVEGYKGEMIEALTELLRIPAIGPENGGEGEFERARFVRELAERCGFEDIEMYDVLDERVRLRLRPNVVAKRKGLSEQMVWIVTHMDTVTPGNLDAWTYPPFSPKVVDGKLYGLGAEDNGQSLIGTMFAARALNELGMVPERGMGLAVVSDEETGNTKGIKFLLEENVFHKNDFIYVPDFGVPDGSVIEVAEKHILWLKVKVKGRQTHASTPQKGINAMKLGSQLIDFLVEHLNARYGEVDATFLPPVSTFEPTKRLETVGNVNTIPGEDTFWFDARVLPRYEPEEVVETVRSVARLFEQRSGAKITVEVDQMNRSGRPSSTDSIALMTLASAIKKVKGVDAHARGIGGGTCANLFRLAGYDAYVWETVDEMAHSVNEYCRVENMVGDAKVYAAVLGSLCFSLH
- a CDS encoding acetyl-CoA C-acetyltransferase, which translates into the protein MSTRDDEVVILSAVRTAMGKFGGTLKDVPAVELGATVIRESVNRAGLEAKDIEECIMGIVLSAGVGQNPARQAAMRAGLRPEIGSLNVNKVCGSGLKAVMLAANAIKAGEHQVVVAGGMENMNMAPYLLHQARFGYRLNDNKIIDHMVRDGLWDSFNDMHMGMTAEIVAQRFHVTREEADLMALESHRKASEAIAQGRFEEEIVPLRISSKKGEMEFKVDEGVRPDTSLEALSKLKPVFMEGGIVTAGNASQLSDGASALVISSRRFAEERGLKPLAKIEGYHTGGVEPKLIMEAPIPTTRELLRRLGLTMEDVDLFEHNEAFATASVAVRRELGVPENRFNVNGGAIALGHPIGCSGARVLTTLVHAMAKRGAHRGLVTLCLGGGNAVAMSVVR
- a CDS encoding tRNA(Ile)(2)-agmatinylcytidine synthase — encoded protein: MYIAFDDTDSTNFMCTTFLATEIIRALPQYDLIGFPRLVRLNPSVPWKTRGNGALCLRLGHGAGQSSIIGEIEGREIKSYSRSKGAPDRDEVLELCHQLLTKWSRTQEDASPGMVVSERQPSQRLYWRTVREIVRKEEVLEELHRVGASFFELAGGRGIIGASAAMSWRPRDRTYEILAYRTRERWGSPREVRPEDVALLDSLFPSTFNNYDSVAQRPVIVPHSPCPILFGIRGDDPSVLPIAMRSIRGEAIDRWLIFITNQGTDDHIIRKWSELRPWSSYCVQGKVSKAPRTIAGGHVILGLSTKVGEVECAAYEPSKEFREVVRKLIAGDEVVVMGELRENPRTLNLEKLCVTELARDWRKVSNPICPQCSKSMKSMGVSGWYRCKRCGQKSKGGEKREEMTRDLVPGWYEPPVRARRHLSMPLKRQLLP
- the hflX gene encoding GTPase HflX, which produces MMGKTCAIVTLDKNLKEIEELASSAGYDIIYVIYQKRSYPDPLTFIGKGKLNELKDITLQRRVDTLLINGELRPSQHYHLENFLKIECIDRIRLVLEIFMLRANDRKSKLQVEKARLRYEIPLLREWIHSAKAGEHPGFLAGGEYAVDVYYDLIRTRIRRIDKELASIHSSEENRRKSRRKDGFILVSFAGYTNAGKSSMMKILTGKEVVIQDEMFSTLTTTTKRMQGTSLPILLTDTIGFIQDLPPYVIEAFKSTLTEIFSADLILYTIDISENLKEVERKIDTSEKILFPEVDSNKIIVILNKIDLLDENKIMNILDFIKNRFPSCEYYFTSTRTGQGIEKLRSAIIRRFAVQNRFEITLPHAEGVESFISSLHEKAEIFEIERSNSIQIKGSCRSIDIMVLTAKVNSLGGKIEFYSSE